Proteins from a genomic interval of Enterococcus faecium:
- a CDS encoding phosphomevalonate kinase codes for MIEVSAPGKLYIAGEYAVVETGHPAVIAAVDQFVTVTVESARKVGSIQSAQYSGMPVRWTRRNGELVLDIRENPFHYILAAIRLTEKYAQEKNILLSFYDLKVTSELDSSNGRKYGLGSSGAVTVATVKALNVFYALNLSQLEIFKIAALANLAVQDNGSCGDIAASCYGGWIAFSTFDHPWLQEQETQHSISELLALDWPGLSIEPLIAPEDLRLLIGWTGSPASTSDLVDQVHRSREDKMVAYQLFLKNSTECVNEMIKGFKENNVTLIQQMIRKNRQLLHDLSAITGVVIETPALNKLCNLAEQYEGAAKSSGAGGGDCGIVIVDQKSGILPLMSAWEKAEITPLPLHVYSDQRKENR; via the coding sequence ATGATTGAAGTATCTGCACCAGGCAAACTCTATATTGCCGGAGAATATGCAGTTGTTGAAACAGGCCATCCAGCAGTTATCGCTGCAGTCGATCAATTCGTGACAGTCACTGTAGAATCTGCACGAAAAGTCGGAAGTATCCAATCTGCACAATATAGTGGGATGCCTGTACGTTGGACAAGACGCAACGGAGAATTAGTTTTAGATATTCGGGAAAATCCTTTTCATTATATCCTTGCTGCTATTCGCTTGACTGAAAAGTATGCACAAGAAAAAAACATTCTTTTATCCTTTTATGATCTGAAAGTAACAAGTGAGTTAGACAGTTCAAATGGCCGGAAATATGGATTGGGTTCTAGCGGTGCCGTGACCGTTGCAACGGTCAAAGCCTTGAATGTTTTTTACGCGTTGAATTTATCTCAGTTGGAGATTTTCAAGATTGCAGCACTAGCCAATTTAGCAGTTCAAGATAATGGTTCCTGCGGCGACATCGCTGCTAGCTGTTATGGTGGCTGGATCGCTTTCTCAACCTTCGACCATCCTTGGCTCCAAGAACAAGAAACTCAGCATTCTATCAGTGAGTTACTTGCCCTGGATTGGCCAGGTCTATCCATTGAGCCATTGATTGCTCCTGAAGATTTACGTTTATTGATTGGTTGGACGGGTAGCCCTGCCTCTACTTCTGATTTGGTCGATCAAGTTCACCGTTCGAGAGAAGATAAAATGGTGGCTTATCAGCTTTTCTTAAAAAATAGTACAGAATGTGTCAACGAAATGATCAAAGGGTTTAAAGAAAATAATGTAACGTTGATCCAACAGATGATTCGAAAAAACCGACAATTACTGCATGATTTATCTGCAATCACTGGGGTCGTCATCGAAACGCCTGCTTTGAACAAATTGTGTAATTTAGCTGAACAGTATGAAGGAGCCGCAAAATCTTCTGGTGCAGGTGGGGGCGATTGCGGAATCGTAATTGTTGACCAGAAATCTGGCATTCTTCCTTTAATGAGTGCATGGGAAAAAGCAGAAATCACTCCACTGCCGTTACATGTCTATAGCGATCAAAGAAAGGAAAACCGATGA